A single Pseudanabaenaceae cyanobacterium SKYG29 DNA region contains:
- a CDS encoding ABC transporter ATP-binding protein: MLAIEVKNLRKSYKDTVAVDDLSLEVPPGVIYGLLGPNGAGKTTTIRCICTLLKPDRGTIKVCGLTEERAIRQKLGYVAQEVALDKVLTGRELLQLQAALYHLPPREIPQAIERVVDLLQLGEYADKRSGTYSGGIRKRLDLAAGLLHQPEVLVLDEPTVGLDIQSRLAIWEFLQKLRASGITILLTSHYLEEIDALADRVAIIDRGKLIAEGTPTQLKESLGGDRVTIKIKEFTELELAQKAIAVLGGLPFVRSSLINPAQGNAVSLIVNSEAGVQEKIQSTLSSHGLPLFSYAQSRPSLDDVFLAITGQTILDAELALLEQKR; the protein is encoded by the coding sequence ATGCTAGCGATCGAGGTAAAAAATCTACGCAAGTCCTACAAGGATACTGTAGCTGTAGATGACCTTTCCCTAGAAGTGCCCCCTGGGGTAATTTATGGTTTGCTAGGTCCGAATGGGGCGGGCAAAACGACGACGATCCGCTGTATCTGTACTCTCCTCAAGCCCGATCGGGGCACGATCAAGGTTTGTGGACTGACGGAGGAACGGGCAATCCGCCAGAAATTGGGTTATGTGGCTCAGGAAGTGGCGCTGGACAAGGTACTAACAGGTAGGGAACTCTTGCAATTACAAGCAGCTCTCTATCACCTTCCCCCTAGAGAGATTCCCCAGGCGATCGAGCGGGTTGTAGATTTACTGCAGCTAGGGGAGTATGCGGATAAACGATCGGGTACCTACTCCGGAGGTATACGCAAGCGGCTGGACTTGGCAGCGGGTTTATTGCATCAGCCAGAAGTGCTTGTTTTGGATGAACCGACGGTGGGTTTAGATATTCAGTCCCGTCTGGCAATTTGGGAATTTTTACAGAAGCTGCGGGCGAGTGGGATCACGATTCTCCTCACCAGTCACTACCTAGAAGAAATTGATGCTCTGGCAGACCGCGTGGCAATTATCGATCGGGGCAAGTTGATTGCTGAAGGTACACCCACCCAGCTGAAAGAGAGTCTAGGGGGCGATCGGGTGACTATTAAGATTAAGGAATTTACGGAGTTGGAGTTAGCCCAAAAAGCAATAGCAGTATTGGGGGGACTGCCCTTTGTGCGCAGTAGTTTGATTAATCCTGCCCAGGGGAATGCCGTTAGTTTAATAGTCAATTCGGAAGCGGGAGTACAGGAGAAAATTCAGTCCACTTTGAGCAGCCATGGTCTGCCTTTATTCAGCTACGCCCAATCTCGCCCTAGTTTGGATGATGTCTTTTTAGCCATTACGGGACAGACAATCCTAGATGCGGAACTAGCTCTGCTGGAACAAAAAAGGTAA
- a CDS encoding U32 family peptidase yields the protein MVELLAPAGNWDCAKAAVANGADAIYFGLDQFNARMRADNFTLGDLPKLLDFLHGRGVRGYVTLNTLIFTEELAAVENYLKAIIQAGVDAAIVQDVGLCCLIRHLSPDFPIHASTQMTITSAAGVNFAQQLGCNLVVLARECSIQEIQKIQQRVDLPLEVFVHGALCVAYSGQCLTSEALGGRSANRGECAQACRLPYELVVDGKVWDVGDRKYLLSPQDLAGIELLGELLKSGVASLKIEGRLKTPEYVAAVTKTYRQALDRLLDTGEYTPTDRDWYTLAMSFSRGFYTGWLGGIDNQKLVHGRYSKKRGVYLGQVRAIREGKVWFRSVVPVAKGDGVAIIRGEQEWGGRVYGVTTQGQEVGISLGKQNGDLRQIKPGDEVWKTSDPKLEQELHQTYKGEIPPKRYPIALHVTGALHQPLTITAQDHLGHQVSIDSPQPLQAATNQPLTYDQLWEQLSRLGNTPFYLDKLTVDLQGEVILPVSVLNQMRRTIVSKLAQHLSLHPQWQINPQASYLSLLPPPPANPVATESQLLVLVRNLDQLRVALDLDIPLIYCELEDPRRYKTIISYVRQSGKASQIWVAPPRITKPGEQWILQQVLNSGADGYLIRNYDHLEFFGDYPTIGDFSFNVANPLTAQYFLRNYPLQRLTCSYDLNIDQLSDLVQACPRDWLEVTIHQHMPLFHMEHCVFCTFLSSGQDYTNCGRPCEKHTVKLRDRVGVEHILQADAGCRNTLFNGRAQTGAEHVPKLQKLGVRYFRLEFLQEPPHLVATTIHLYRQLLAGQITGKEVWQKLKLQNQLGVTRGTTDRV from the coding sequence ATGGTCGAGCTTCTAGCCCCTGCAGGCAATTGGGATTGTGCTAAAGCGGCGGTCGCAAACGGGGCAGATGCTATTTACTTTGGTTTAGACCAGTTCAACGCGAGGATGCGGGCTGATAACTTTACATTGGGGGACTTGCCCAAATTGCTGGATTTTCTCCATGGGCGGGGGGTAAGGGGCTATGTCACTCTCAACACCCTCATTTTTACAGAGGAACTGGCGGCGGTAGAAAACTACCTCAAGGCAATTATCCAGGCGGGGGTAGATGCAGCGATCGTGCAGGATGTAGGGCTGTGTTGCTTGATTCGCCATCTTTCTCCCGATTTTCCTATCCATGCTTCCACGCAGATGACAATTACCAGTGCGGCGGGGGTTAACTTTGCCCAGCAGTTGGGGTGCAATTTAGTGGTTTTGGCGCGGGAGTGTTCTATCCAGGAAATCCAGAAAATTCAGCAACGGGTAGATTTGCCCCTAGAGGTGTTTGTGCATGGGGCGCTGTGTGTAGCTTATTCGGGACAATGTCTCACTAGTGAAGCTCTAGGGGGTAGGTCAGCCAATCGGGGGGAATGTGCCCAAGCTTGTCGCCTGCCCTATGAATTGGTCGTAGATGGCAAGGTCTGGGATGTGGGCGATCGGAAATATCTCCTCAGCCCCCAGGATTTGGCGGGTATTGAGCTGTTGGGGGAATTGCTCAAAAGTGGGGTAGCTTCTCTCAAGATTGAGGGCAGGTTGAAAACGCCTGAATATGTAGCGGCAGTTACCAAAACCTATAGGCAAGCCCTCGATCGTCTCCTAGATACGGGGGAATACACACCCACCGATCGGGATTGGTACACTTTGGCGATGAGTTTTTCCAGGGGCTTTTACACGGGGTGGTTGGGGGGAATTGACAACCAAAAATTAGTGCACGGGCGCTATAGCAAGAAGCGGGGGGTGTATCTCGGTCAGGTGCGTGCCATCAGGGAGGGAAAGGTATGGTTTCGCTCGGTAGTGCCCGTGGCAAAGGGAGACGGGGTGGCAATCATCAGAGGGGAGCAGGAATGGGGGGGCAGGGTCTATGGAGTCACAACGCAAGGACAGGAGGTAGGGATTAGCCTAGGGAAGCAGAATGGGGATTTACGGCAAATCAAGCCAGGGGACGAAGTTTGGAAAACTAGTGACCCCAAACTAGAACAGGAATTACACCAGACCTACAAGGGGGAGATTCCCCCCAAACGTTACCCGATCGCTCTCCATGTCACAGGGGCACTCCACCAACCCCTCACCATCACTGCCCAAGACCACCTGGGGCACCAAGTGTCTATAGACTCTCCCCAACCCCTACAAGCTGCCACTAACCAACCCCTCACCTACGATCAGCTATGGGAGCAACTCAGTCGCCTAGGCAATACGCCCTTCTATCTGGACAAATTAACTGTTGACCTGCAGGGAGAAGTGATCTTACCCGTGAGTGTCCTCAATCAAATGCGCAGAACAATTGTCAGTAAATTAGCCCAACATTTATCCCTCCATCCCCAGTGGCAAATAAACCCCCAAGCTTCCTATCTCTCCCTCCTGCCCCCGCCTCCTGCCAACCCAGTAGCAACAGAGAGCCAACTACTAGTTTTGGTGCGCAATCTAGACCAACTGCGGGTAGCCCTAGACCTAGACATTCCCCTCATCTACTGCGAACTAGAAGACCCCAGGCGCTATAAAACGATCATTAGCTACGTCCGTCAGTCGGGCAAAGCCAGTCAGATTTGGGTAGCACCGCCCCGCATTACCAAGCCAGGGGAGCAATGGATACTACAACAAGTGTTGAATAGTGGAGCAGATGGCTATTTAATTCGCAACTACGACCACCTGGAGTTCTTTGGGGACTACCCCACGATCGGGGATTTTTCTTTCAATGTGGCTAACCCCCTCACAGCGCAATACTTCCTGCGTAACTACCCCCTCCAGCGCCTCACCTGCTCCTATGACCTCAACATTGACCAACTGAGCGACTTAGTACAGGCTTGCCCTAGGGATTGGCTAGAAGTGACTATTCATCAACATATGCCCCTCTTCCACATGGAGCACTGTGTATTCTGTACCTTTCTCTCTAGCGGCCAAGACTACACTAACTGCGGTCGTCCCTGCGAAAAACATACAGTGAAATTGCGGGATAGGGTGGGGGTGGAACATATCTTGCAGGCGGATGCGGGTTGTCGCAATACTTTATTTAACGGTAGGGCACAGACAGGGGCAGAACATGTCCCCAAATTGCAAAAGCTGGGGGTTAGGTATTTCCGCCTGGAATTTCTGCAGGAACCACCCCACCTAGTCGCCACCACCATTCATCTCTATCGCCAACTCCTGGCAGGGCAAATTACAGGCAAAGAAGTGTGGCAAAAACTAAAACTGCAAAATCAGTTGGGCGTGACCAGAGGCACAACCGATCGGGTATAA
- the hisH gene encoding imidazole glycerol phosphate synthase subunit HisH: MTILVINSRVANLHSVVKALQLGGAAVQITDRYQDFAGARAIVLPGVGAFDAGMTALQQKDLIHPLQDWAAKGKPLLGICLGLQMLFERSAEGEKAGLGILKGDVQRLPALPAVPLPHMGWNRLEICGSASSASTSSASTSSAGDGWVLWQHLPAHPWVYFVHSYYVEPVDKMIVTATTDYGGFHPAVAVGQGNIMGLQFHPEKSGPIGLQILKNFVQYAGVLAETGNYG; encoded by the coding sequence ATGACAATTTTAGTGATTAATTCAAGGGTCGCTAATCTCCACTCGGTAGTCAAAGCTTTGCAGCTGGGTGGGGCGGCAGTACAAATTACCGATCGTTACCAAGATTTTGCTGGGGCAAGGGCAATCGTATTACCTGGGGTGGGAGCGTTCGATGCCGGGATGACAGCCTTACAACAAAAAGACTTGATTCATCCTCTCCAAGACTGGGCAGCTAAGGGGAAGCCATTGCTAGGAATTTGTCTGGGGTTGCAGATGCTATTTGAACGATCGGCAGAGGGAGAAAAAGCAGGTCTGGGCATTCTCAAGGGGGATGTGCAACGGTTACCTGCTTTGCCTGCTGTACCTTTGCCCCACATGGGCTGGAATCGCTTGGAAATTTGTGGTTCGGCAAGCTCTGCTTCGACAAGCTCTGCTTCGACAAGCTCAGCAGGCGATGGGTGGGTTTTGTGGCAGCATCTGCCTGCGCATCCTTGGGTCTATTTTGTCCATTCCTACTATGTTGAACCTGTAGACAAAATGATCGTTACTGCTACAACGGATTACGGGGGGTTTCACCCTGCTGTGGCAGTGGGGCAAGGCAATATTATGGGGTTACAGTTTCATCCCGAAAAATCGGGTCCGATCGGGCTACAAATCCTGAAAAATTTCGTCCAGTATGCTGGCGTATTAGCGGAGACAGGTAACTATGGCTAA
- the hisF gene encoding imidazole glycerol phosphate synthase subunit HisF, with the protein MLAKRIIPCLDVTAGRVVKGVNFVDLKDAGDPVELAQRYNQAGADELVFLDITATHEDRQILIDVVRRTAEQVFIPLTVGGGIRDVDTIADLLQAGADKVSLNSAAVRNPDLVNQAADRFGSQCIVIAIDARSRPDRSGWDVYVRGGRENTGLDALAWAEEVVRRGAGELLVTSMDADGTQAGYDVALTRAIVDRVPVPVIASGGAGNCQHIETVLTAGKASAALLASLLHYGQLTIDEIKSHLQQAGVPVRTNS; encoded by the coding sequence ATGTTAGCAAAACGCATCATTCCTTGTTTAGACGTGACAGCAGGTAGAGTAGTCAAAGGTGTCAACTTTGTCGACTTAAAAGATGCCGGTGACCCTGTAGAATTAGCCCAGCGCTATAACCAAGCGGGAGCAGACGAACTAGTATTTTTAGACATCACTGCCACCCATGAAGACCGTCAGATTCTCATTGATGTGGTGCGCCGTACTGCCGAACAAGTATTTATTCCCCTCACGGTAGGGGGTGGCATTCGGGATGTGGACACCATCGCTGACCTGTTACAGGCGGGGGCAGACAAAGTCAGCCTCAATTCCGCTGCCGTGAGAAACCCTGATTTGGTCAACCAAGCCGCCGATCGGTTTGGCAGTCAGTGTATAGTCATCGCCATTGATGCCAGAAGTAGACCCGATCGTTCAGGCTGGGACGTGTATGTACGGGGGGGCAGAGAGAACACAGGGTTAGACGCTCTTGCCTGGGCAGAAGAGGTAGTGAGACGGGGGGCAGGGGAACTGCTAGTGACCAGTATGGATGCCGACGGCACCCAGGCAGGCTACGATGTGGCGTTGACCAGAGCAATAGTCGATCGGGTACCAGTACCAGTGATTGCTTCTGGCGGGGCAGGTAACTGCCAGCACATTGAGACAGTTCTAACAGCGGGCAAGGCCAGTGCCGCCCTCTTGGCATCCCTCCTACACTATGGTCAACTCACGATCGATGAGATTAAAAGTCATTTGCAACAAGCAGGAGTTCCTGTTAGGACTAATTCTTGA
- a CDS encoding Hsp20/alpha crystallin family protein, with product MALVRYQPFREFDAIQKEMNRLFDSLFATAESVSPYAFMPAAELEETNEAINLRLELPGIDPKELDIQVTANSVSITGERRSETKTTEDGVTRSEFRYGKFQRVIPLPARVQNNQTKAEYKDGILHLTLPKAEEEKNKVFKVTL from the coding sequence ATGGCTCTAGTACGTTATCAACCCTTCCGTGAATTTGATGCTATTCAAAAAGAAATGAATCGCTTGTTTGACAGTCTATTTGCTACGGCAGAAAGTGTTTCTCCCTATGCTTTCATGCCCGCTGCGGAGCTGGAAGAAACTAATGAAGCCATCAACCTGCGCTTAGAGTTGCCTGGTATTGACCCCAAAGAATTGGACATCCAAGTAACTGCTAACTCCGTATCTATTACGGGGGAACGGCGCTCCGAAACCAAGACCACAGAAGACGGTGTCACGCGCTCTGAATTCCGCTATGGCAAATTCCAACGGGTGATTCCTCTGCCTGCCCGTGTTCAAAATAATCAAACCAAGGCAGAATACAAAGATGGTATTCTTCATCTCACCCTGCCCAAGGCAGAAGAGGAAAAGAACAAAGTGTTCAAGGTCACCCTCTAA
- a CDS encoding N-acetylmuramoyl-L-alanine amidase codes for MLIVTYPPPQHTTTSDRIFVLGTAPKGGNVFVNGKPIRRSEFGHFAPSFPLRLGRNELTVTYGQQRKILRIDRLPAVPVPPAFGFVPDSLFPRQKVVLPPGELVCFQAIATPNSTVTVARENWQMSLVSVPQLVLPPNHAVLTHTAQTHSRQPGLYQGCTRQAISGKYVYKLTQGDRSITAPAPGELVIRETFPTVLVTTDQAVTRSGPGTDYSRLTPLPQGTQAMVTGQIGNWLRLEYGAWIEQKDTKTIERATPVRSIIRGVSSRPGMAATEILFPLEVPVPISIRQEAQKLVLTLHYVTAQTDTVFLSPNPVIERLDFQQVSPDRVEYTLTFKTKQQWGYSTRYEGNTLVLTVRHPSPQVRVLIDPGHGSSNDLGARGPNGYPEKDVTLKVAQLLARALQTKGIEVILTRSGDEDLLPQQRAEIINRVKPTLALSLHYNALPDNGDAETTQGIGTFWYHPHSHHLAQFLHDYLTGKLNRQSYGVFWGNLALTRPTIAPSVLLELGFMTHPQEFAWITDPQAQQQLADVLAEGIVRWLTDRKS; via the coding sequence ATGTTGATTGTTACCTATCCCCCACCCCAACATACAACTACTAGCGATCGTATTTTTGTCCTTGGTACCGCCCCCAAGGGGGGGAATGTTTTCGTGAATGGCAAACCTATTCGCCGTAGCGAGTTTGGGCATTTTGCCCCTAGTTTTCCCCTGCGCCTGGGGAGAAATGAACTGACGGTCACCTATGGACAGCAACGGAAAATACTGAGAATCGATCGTCTGCCCGCTGTCCCTGTCCCCCCAGCTTTTGGTTTTGTGCCGGATTCTCTCTTTCCCCGCCAAAAAGTGGTTTTACCCCCAGGGGAATTGGTTTGTTTCCAAGCAATTGCCACACCTAACTCTACTGTGACAGTCGCTAGGGAGAACTGGCAGATGTCCCTTGTTTCCGTGCCCCAGTTAGTCCTTCCTCCTAATCACGCTGTCTTGACCCACACTGCCCAAACTCACAGCCGTCAACCGGGACTCTATCAGGGCTGTACCCGCCAAGCTATCAGTGGTAAGTATGTCTACAAATTGACCCAGGGAGACCGCAGCATCACTGCCCCTGCCCCAGGAGAACTGGTCATACGGGAAACTTTCCCCACAGTCCTGGTCACTACTGACCAAGCAGTTACCCGCAGCGGTCCGGGGACGGACTATTCCCGCTTGACTCCTTTACCCCAGGGTACCCAAGCAATGGTAACGGGACAGATAGGTAATTGGCTGCGCTTGGAATATGGGGCTTGGATTGAACAAAAGGACACAAAAACGATCGAGCGGGCTACGCCAGTACGCAGCATAATTCGGGGCGTGAGTAGCCGCCCAGGAATGGCAGCAACAGAGATTCTCTTTCCCCTAGAAGTACCTGTACCCATCAGTATTCGGCAGGAAGCGCAAAAATTGGTCTTAACTCTCCACTATGTCACTGCTCAAACCGATACGGTTTTTCTCTCCCCAAATCCTGTGATTGAGCGCCTTGATTTTCAGCAGGTCAGCCCCGATCGGGTGGAGTATACCTTAACTTTCAAAACTAAGCAGCAATGGGGCTACAGTACCCGCTATGAGGGCAATACGCTGGTGCTAACGGTGCGCCATCCCAGTCCCCAGGTGAGGGTGCTAATCGATCCAGGGCATGGCAGTAGCAATGATTTGGGGGCGCGGGGACCCAACGGCTATCCCGAAAAGGATGTCACCCTCAAAGTAGCACAACTCCTTGCCCGAGCACTGCAGACAAAGGGGATAGAAGTAATTTTGACCCGATCGGGGGACGAAGATTTATTGCCCCAGCAGCGAGCCGAGATAATTAACAGAGTCAAACCCACCCTCGCCCTCAGTCTGCACTACAACGCCCTCCCCGACAATGGTGATGCGGAAACCACCCAGGGGATCGGGACATTTTGGTATCATCCCCACAGCCACCACCTAGCCCAATTTTTACACGACTATCTCACAGGTAAACTAAACCGCCAGTCCTACGGTGTATTTTGGGGCAATCTCGCCCTCACCCGACCCACGATCGCTCCCTCTGTCCTGCTAGAACTGGGTTTTATGACCCATCCCCAGGAGTTTGCTTGGATCACTGACCCCCAAGCACAACAACAGTTGGCAGATGTACTAGCAGAGGGAATTGTCAGGTGGCTGACAGACAGGAAAAGTTGA
- a CDS encoding DUF2808 domain-containing protein, with the protein MAKSALFLSMVLTGMLALPTLAQAGSGFILFGDVRDRALNYTLDDGNAKNIDRYFLDLKPQKFKIGEIIINIPETFDGRFDPDRMEVRIKDKPVALRSKKLDMQARRIEFVVAEPVPPNVPVTIVLAGVTNPYFPGIYKFDANLISADDKPLLRYVGSWVIDFN; encoded by the coding sequence ATGGCTAAATCTGCTCTATTTCTATCGATGGTACTGACTGGTATGTTGGCTCTGCCTACCCTGGCACAGGCGGGATCGGGGTTCATTTTGTTTGGGGATGTGCGGGACCGCGCCCTCAATTACACCCTCGATGATGGCAATGCTAAAAATATCGATCGCTATTTCCTTGACCTCAAACCCCAGAAATTCAAAATTGGTGAAATTATTATCAACATTCCCGAAACTTTTGACGGCAGATTTGACCCCGATCGGATGGAAGTACGCATCAAGGATAAGCCTGTGGCACTGCGCAGTAAAAAGCTAGACATGCAAGCCCGCCGCATTGAATTCGTAGTAGCTGAACCTGTGCCCCCCAATGTGCCTGTGACGATCGTTTTAGCGGGTGTGACTAACCCCTATTTCCCCGGGATTTACAAGTTTGATGCCAATTTGATCAGCGCCGATGACAAGCCTCTACTGCGTTACGTGGGGTCGTGGGTAATTGATTTCAACTGA
- the fabI gene encoding enoyl-ACP reductase FabI, with translation MTGLLDLTGKNALVTGIANNRSIAWGIAQQLHKAGANLAVTYLPDDRDRIKSKVEELTAPLNPHLILPCNVQDDAQIAAMYEAIGEKWGRLDILIHCLAFANKEDLSGSFSNISRGGFQLALDVSAYSLIALCRGAKPLMTSGGSVITLTYIGGVRVIPNYNVMGIAKAALEMNVKYLAADLGPHNIRVNGISAGPIRTLASSAVGDIHKMMHYAEKVAPLRRLVSQIEVGNVAAFLASDLASCVTGQIIYADCGYEVMGSALFEEEKTAES, from the coding sequence ATGACAGGATTACTTGACCTGACGGGCAAAAACGCCCTGGTAACCGGCATTGCCAATAATCGCTCCATTGCCTGGGGAATTGCCCAACAATTACACAAAGCGGGGGCTAATTTGGCGGTGACCTACCTACCGGACGATCGGGACCGCATCAAAAGCAAGGTAGAGGAATTAACAGCTCCTTTGAACCCCCATCTCATCCTGCCCTGCAACGTGCAAGACGATGCCCAAATTGCTGCTATGTATGAGGCGATCGGGGAAAAGTGGGGTAGGTTGGACATCCTCATCCACTGTTTAGCGTTTGCCAATAAGGAAGACCTCTCAGGCAGTTTCAGCAATATTTCCCGTGGGGGTTTCCAACTAGCTTTGGATGTGAGTGCCTATTCCCTCATCGCTCTCTGCCGCGGTGCTAAGCCCCTGATGACTTCTGGAGGCAGTGTAATTACCCTCACCTACATTGGGGGAGTGCGGGTGATCCCCAACTACAATGTCATGGGTATTGCTAAGGCGGCTTTGGAAATGAATGTCAAGTACTTGGCAGCGGACCTGGGGCCCCACAACATCAGAGTAAATGGCATTTCCGCCGGTCCCATTCGCACTCTCGCTTCTTCCGCGGTGGGAGACATTCATAAAATGATGCACTATGCCGAAAAGGTTGCCCCCCTGCGCCGCCTGGTCAGTCAGATTGAGGTGGGAAATGTGGCTGCTTTTCTTGCCAGTGACTTAGCTAGCTGTGTGACAGGACAAATCATCTATGCTGACTGTGGCTACGAAGTAATGGGCTCTGCCCTGTTTGAGGAGGAAAAAACAGCGGAAAGTTAG
- the psaM gene encoding photosystem I reaction center subunit XII, which produces MQLSDAQVFTALVVALFPAVMAALLGSALANE; this is translated from the coding sequence ATGCAGCTTTCCGATGCACAGGTGTTCACCGCTTTGGTGGTTGCTCTGTTTCCCGCTGTTATGGCAGCATTGCTGGGTTCCGCCCTCGCTAACGAATAG
- a CDS encoding alpha-ketoacid dehydrogenase subunit beta, with the protein MAEYTFFNALRAALDEEMARDARVFVLGEDVGHYGGSYKVTKDLYKKYGELRLLDTPICENSFTGLAIGAAMTGLRPVIEGMNMGFLLLAFNQIANNAGMLRYTSGGNFKIPLVVRGPGGVGRNLGAEHSQRLEAYFQNVPGIKMVACSTPYNAKGLLKSAIRDDNPVIFFEHVLLYNLKENLPDEEYLLPLDKAEIVRRGKDVTIVTYSRMRYHVLKALETLLPKGYDPEVIDLISLKPLDMDTIGASLQKTHRLIIVEEDMRCGGIGAEIIASINDRFFDELDAPIVRLAAKDVPTPYNTRLENLTIPQPEDIVAAVEQLFGEAHQPLLG; encoded by the coding sequence ATGGCAGAGTACACATTCTTTAATGCTCTACGGGCAGCTTTGGATGAGGAAATGGCTAGAGATGCCAGGGTGTTTGTTTTGGGCGAAGACGTAGGACACTACGGTGGCTCCTACAAGGTGACGAAAGACCTCTACAAAAAATACGGTGAATTGCGCTTGCTGGATACGCCCATTTGTGAAAATAGTTTTACGGGCTTGGCGATCGGGGCAGCGATGACGGGTTTGCGCCCTGTGATTGAGGGTATGAACATGGGCTTTTTACTCCTTGCTTTCAACCAAATTGCCAATAATGCGGGGATGTTGCGCTACACGTCGGGGGGGAATTTCAAGATTCCTTTGGTAGTGCGTGGTCCGGGGGGGGTAGGTAGAAATCTGGGGGCAGAACACTCCCAAAGACTGGAGGCTTATTTCCAAAATGTGCCGGGGATTAAGATGGTGGCTTGCTCTACGCCCTACAACGCTAAGGGTCTGCTCAAATCTGCTATTCGGGATGATAATCCTGTTATCTTTTTCGAGCATGTTCTGCTCTACAACTTAAAGGAAAATCTGCCCGATGAGGAGTACCTCTTGCCCCTAGATAAGGCAGAAATTGTCCGACGGGGTAAAGATGTCACGATCGTTACCTATTCCCGTATGCGTTACCATGTCCTCAAGGCGTTGGAAACTCTCCTACCTAAGGGCTATGACCCCGAAGTCATTGATTTAATTTCCCTTAAGCCCCTGGATATGGACACGATCGGTGCATCTTTGCAGAAAACCCATCGTTTGATCATTGTGGAGGAGGATATGCGCTGTGGGGGCATTGGCGCAGAAATTATTGCCTCAATTAACGATCGGTTTTTTGATGAGCTGGATGCTCCTATTGTCCGTTTAGCGGCTAAGGACGTACCCACTCCCTACAATACCAGGCTAGAGAATTTGACCATCCCGCAACCTGAAGATATTGTGGCGGCAGTGGAGCAGTTGTTCGGCGAGGCTCACCAGCCCCTCCTAGGCTGA
- a CDS encoding phycoerythrobilin:ferredoxin oxidoreductase: MSLYKPFLDYALNFLQTHFPCSPYPIPPGFAEKSALVGKGAQPQEVKTTSYALQTEKLRQIRAAHVEGGQNLQVLNFVIFPRIAYDLPFFGADLVTLPGGHLIAIDMQPLFRDDPDYQAKYAQPVLAIHQRYQAVLPWGGDFPQEAACFFSPAFLWTRPKDTHLVETVVFQAFQEYLHQYGEFVARAEPVPEEKRSLIAAAQQRYLDYRAAKDPARGMFTRFYGKEWTEAYIHGFLFTHN, translated from the coding sequence ATGTCTTTATATAAGCCCTTTTTGGATTATGCCCTGAACTTCCTACAAACCCATTTCCCCTGTTCCCCTTATCCCATTCCCCCAGGTTTTGCCGAAAAATCTGCCCTAGTGGGTAAAGGTGCCCAGCCACAGGAAGTTAAAACGACTAGCTATGCTCTGCAGACGGAAAAACTCCGCCAGATTCGGGCTGCCCATGTGGAGGGAGGGCAGAATTTACAGGTGCTCAATTTTGTCATCTTTCCCCGCATTGCCTACGACTTGCCCTTCTTTGGCGCGGACTTGGTCACTCTGCCAGGCGGTCATTTAATCGCCATCGATATGCAACCTCTGTTTCGCGATGACCCTGACTATCAAGCTAAATATGCCCAGCCTGTCCTAGCCATTCATCAGCGCTACCAAGCGGTCCTACCGTGGGGCGGAGATTTTCCCCAGGAGGCAGCTTGTTTTTTCTCCCCTGCTTTTTTGTGGACGAGACCAAAGGATACTCACCTAGTAGAAACTGTGGTGTTCCAAGCTTTTCAGGAATATCTGCACCAATACGGAGAATTTGTGGCAAGGGCAGAGCCAGTGCCAGAGGAAAAACGATCGTTAATTGCCGCCGCACAACAGCGTTATTTGGACTATCGTGCAGCTAAAGACCCCGCTCGCGGCATGTTCACCCGCTTCTATGGCAAAGAATGGACAGAGGCTTACATTCATGGTTTTTTATTCACCCACAACTAA
- a CDS encoding YggT family protein, which translates to MDVVINSLLSAISIYSLLLIVRVLLTWFPQIDWYSQPFRFLREISDPYLDLFRSLIPPIGGWDLSPMLAIFVLQLISGTLVSLAQPSF; encoded by the coding sequence ATGGATGTCGTGATTAACAGCTTGCTATCAGCTATCAGCATCTATTCTTTGCTATTGATTGTGCGGGTATTGCTGACCTGGTTTCCCCAAATTGACTGGTATAGCCAACCCTTCCGCTTCCTGAGAGAAATTAGTGACCCTTACCTAGACCTCTTCCGTTCTCTTATTCCCCCGATCGGTGGCTGGGATTTGTCCCCCATGTTAGCTATCTTTGTCCTGCAACTGATTTCTGGTACACTGGTAAGCCTAGCTCAACCCAGTTTCTAA